CTTGGTGTGGCAGGAGAGGATTATGTCGCAAAGCGTTGAACAGAAACTGGCGGAACTCGGCATCACCCTGCCGACCCCCACCGCGCCGCTCGCCAATTATGTGCCGTCCGTGCGCACCGGCAACCTGCTCTTCATTTCCGGCCAGGTCTCCATCGACGGCGCCGGCAAGCTGTCCACCGGCAAGCTCGGTGCCGGCCTCGACGTGGATGCCGGCCGCGCGGCCGCGCGCCTGTGCGGCATCAACCTCATCGCCCAGATGAAGGTGGCCCTCGGCGACCTCGACAAGGTGGTGCGCATCGTGAAGCTGGTCGGCTTCGTGAACTCGGCTCCCGACTTCGTGGACCACCCCAAGGTCATCAACGGCTGCTCGGACCTGTTCGTGGAAGTGTTCGGCGACAAGGGCCGCCACGCCCGCTCGGCGGTCGGCATCGCCGCTTTGCCCTTCGATGCGGCGGTGGAAGTGGAAGCCATCGTGGAAGTGGCCTGAGCACCATGGACCTGACTGCCCGCCCCGTCGCCCATCGCGGCCTGCATGACGCGGCGGCGGGCGTCATCGAGAATACCGCCTCGGCCGCGGATGCGGCCGTGGCGGCCGGTTACGCCATCGAACTGGACGTGCAGCTCACCCGCGACGGCGAGGCGGTCGTGTTCCACGACTTCACACTCGACCGGCTGACGCAGGCGCAAGGACGGCTTGCGGACCGCACGGTGGCCGAGCTGAAGACGGTGCGCTTCAAATCCACCTCCGACATCATGATGACGCTGCCGGACCTGCTGGCGCGGGTCGCCGGGCGCAGCCTGCTCATCATCGAGATCAAGAGCGATTTTTCCGGCGACATGCGTCTCGTCCAGCGCACGGCCGAGCTCGCGGCGGCATATAATGGGCCGATTGCCCTCATGTCCTTCGATCCGGATATGGTCGCGGAAATCGGGCGCC
The Azorhizobium caulinodans ORS 571 genome window above contains:
- a CDS encoding RidA family protein codes for the protein MSQSVEQKLAELGITLPTPTAPLANYVPSVRTGNLLFISGQVSIDGAGKLSTGKLGAGLDVDAGRAAARLCGINLIAQMKVALGDLDKVVRIVKLVGFVNSAPDFVDHPKVINGCSDLFVEVFGDKGRHARSAVGIAALPFDAAVEVEAIVEVA
- a CDS encoding glycerophosphodiester phosphodiesterase family protein; amino-acid sequence: MDLTARPVAHRGLHDAAAGVIENTASAADAAVAAGYAIELDVQLTRDGEAVVFHDFTLDRLTQAQGRLADRTVAELKTVRFKSTSDIMMTLPDLLARVAGRSLLIIEIKSDFSGDMRLVQRTAELAAAYNGPIALMSFDPDMVAEIGRLAPGVRRGIVAQRRYDHAEWDCVPPVRRKGLGLLLHWSRSRFQFVNYRVSDLDAPALRVVRAMGLPLLTWTVRTAEDRALAAAGADQIVFEGFRP